The DNA region ctgattttgatacagtgaGAGGGGTAAACATGGAATTTTTGGGACACATTGTGTACGTCAAAATtaattgttggtatagtggaaagcACAAACGTTTATCTGGTGGGGAGTGGgtaaatcattcacaatattgGGTGGGCAGTGAGCTGGCGGGCAAGTTGAAGTCCAGTGGGTGGGGAGGAAGGCATGTATCCTTCACTAACAGTGGAGACGGCACATAAGAACAGCTAAACGCCCTCCCACTGTTTTTGTTGGATTTTTTGGGGGAGGGTCTactaaaaacatcatttttggtTTGAAACAGCATACCATATAAtaaatgaaaaccacaaatctgACCGTTGGCAGCACCTGACtttcattgcattgcattgcattgtgaaTTATTATAGAAGTTGGTCCAAAGTTGTGTGAGATTTCAAAACAGTGACATTCTCTCATATGAATTGTCCACCCAAGCAGCACAATCTACAGCCGATGATTCTTGTAGGTACAGACCGTTAGACACGGTTCAAGTGGTCTTCCTTTAACCTTGGCAACAATCCAAACACAGTGCTATTTAGTTACGACAAATGCAAAAATCGATTCATTGATGACGTAAACGTCTTTTCATCGACGATTTCCCGCTGAAAGCACTCACACTTAAATAATAGTAGTTGCATGTCTTTCAACGACAAAAGCTAATTGTAAAATGTTATGTGTATTTGCAGTGTGTGCAACGTATAACCGCGTCCTGGATTCCATTCAAATGTAAAACCATTCCTCATGTTCGTGTGACAGTTCGACAACTCACTGTGTTACAATGTAACGCCATTGATATTCTTTCTCTCAGTGGATTCCCCAGTATTATTTCCTAtagtgttgtattgtaatgATCCCATCCCACCCCAGCAGTTTCCCTGTCGGTCCTCACGATCAACAGTCACCGCGGCCGACGTACGTATACGTAGTatagttccgccgatcaaagctgaagcagacATGTACGTATGGACTCGGGAGagcacattcgtgtcgggttgaatttatccacgtgttgatatgtaatccatatttatcaatttatatagatatattgtaaaattcttcaaatcgtacagaaataacgtctctaacatcaaaacaaacactGAGAAATTGGACCAGACGGACGGACGTGGctagtatctagttgcagggcCTGGCTTTCtctcataaccatgtgctggggtcacgaccttgattgccgacgtcaatattgtccaatcatgtataataccatgaacacatcgcgatatttcatttgttggtttcctaaactgtatacttcgaataccatgattcgttacaaaatTCGTCTAAGGTTTCCTGTATTAAGTGATATcacaacaagggaaaccatacaagttttcttccagaccaGTTgctaaaatcatgtaaatgacaacacgaaACTCACGTAATTTTCACATTCTTGTCAAAACAGAATGGAACTCGATGGAGAAGTTGTGAAAGAAGAAAGAGATGGATACACAACACTGAAATACACCGTTCTTGAAACCGTCCCAGTTTTTCTCTCTTACTTTACCTTTCAACAACATCTACAAGTAGAATCTGTGATAACCgggtatgttttttttattatctcTCTTGTGGTTAGCAGATAAATTTACTtgctaaatgaaataaatatttcatatgctTCAACATTTGTCgcaatgagagagagagagagagagagagagagagagagagagagagagagagagagagagagagagagagagagagagagagagagagagagacactgcgcgcgcgcgcacgcgtgtgcgtgtgtgttcaTTTTGTGTCAGACATTATTCAGTGGGTCCCTGTTAATTAGTACATAACAGTTCGTTGTCAACAGTTTTATCGACGACACTGGCTGGATGCTGTGAGCGAATAAACCTTTAGTGCAATTACTGATAAACATTCCCGCTGTATCATGTATATGATACAGTATGTTTAGGcaattttttctaaatttttttGAAACATTCAACTAATTACCGAGATGTGGTGAACTAACATAATGAAAGAGGACgaaacacacacaccacatacatacatacatacatacatacatacatacatacatacatacatacatacatacatacatacatacatacatacatacatacatacatacatacatttatgattattcatttctttttctttcattaGGAATAGTATCACAAGTAACTTAACAATAGTGTCTCCATTGTGTGGCGAGTTCCCTGGACATGGTAAATTTACCCTAACAGACAAGAAACAAGATGGCAAGAATGTCACACATGTTCATGACGTTTTAGAATTAGAATTACTCTACGTTTTTCACTTTATTGCCAAACGTGTAGGAGATGATGCACACGCTACTTTACTGAGAAATCTCAAAGAGTACATGGAAAATAAAAGAGAATAAAAATATAGCATGGTAAAACTTTTTGTAtaatttacagtatgtaaataATCTAATCTCCAGGAGTGTCTTatttatatatgttgtatacCTAACTACCAGTAAATGCTTTGTGTGCACTCTAACCATTTAGTCTAGTACTATCCATGCATtgatctcaagatctctctttatgtctagctcaatgaggtcctGAGGCGATATTTGAAATTCAACTGAAACCACCCATACAGTCATTAACATATCATGTCTTTTGTTAATCTATCGTAGAATTCTATCCAATAGTATAACAAGTTAGTATTTATtggtgcagttacataatgtccaaataggGTATATTTGTGAGCTCGGGATGCTacttatattttgtttacatcatttgaGCAGTTGggagtttactcatttgcatgaataaCGTTTGATTCGTGCTTTTTCATTGAGCTAAACGCCGAGATGATTTGATAGCACATGTAGTTTTTAGTTTGCAGTGAGAATTTCTCAGTAGCAATTATGCCGTAGGGGTTCCCAATAGAAGTTTAGTATTCTACTGGTGTGACGTCATATTTCGTTTTAGTGCAACAATATGAACCTTAACACGTTATAGATAAACATGATGTCTGGAGTATTCAATGCAAGTTTGTAATCTGTATATCGTTTCAGTTGATCAGTTTTGTATGTCTTAAATCCATGAAGGAATTATTGTGATGACGCAGCGAAATTCTTTAGTCTTATAGTTTTTTGTGTATACCAGTTTGTGTTCTCTATGATGGTCCATTCCTGTGTATGGTTTCTATACTTCGATCAGAAAACAAAGGAGAACGTACATTACATCATCTTTGAACTTTTAGACTTAGTCTAACAAACTACTTAAATTGGCATAGGAAAGAGATTTGATTTAAAGGACCCCTGATTTGTCATCAGTTTTACACCAGCTAACAGTGATGTACTTAATTGTCTATATTTAATGCAGCATGCAACTGAGATGTTATgcaatcatatcatatattttatttgaatagcTATTCCACTGTTTTATTTTGATCTTAATTTTGTTTGGATTGAATTTCATGAAAGAACCTTTTTCCCCATTTATACATATTCTATTCCGTAAGACTGTGTTATATTGAGAGTGTaccatttcttttgaaaataaaatatttcttttttcaagttatctgcatatagtctgtaaggtacgccgtgacaggtCGCCCTCATAGTCCAAACTTGAATatcgtttgtttatttgtgtgtatttgtgtatgttgtatcctactatgtattgtAGCCATGCATCAATGAGCGAATTtatacacagacaaggaaagtGATTTGTGTTAGTTTGACAGTGTAATGAGGCGAATACTTTGTGGCACCTTCAAATAATGCGTGACGAGAAAACTATTTATTCAAGtaacaatttgaaattacatcCAAACAATCAAGACCATGCCAGATTGGAGAGTTGATCAAATGAAGGTGATGAGATCTAATATGTGACTCGGAAATAAACTTTTGCTGTTGATTAAAAACTTTCAAAGCCATTGTCAGTTGATGTATaaagtaggtcagaggtcacataACAGAAGCAACTTATCAGGCAATGCTTGGAGAGATTTGAAGTATTCTGATGTTGAGTGCAATTGGACGCGAGGCATATTCTACCATGATGTTcccatcatcgtcgtcgtcgtcgtcgtcatcatcatcatcatcatcatcatcatcatcatcatcatgtgtcTATTCACAATTCTTTGCAACATATAGCTATAGCATATACGTCTTTATTATTACCTCCATTGACAGCTATGTACTGTGCTCCTGTGAAAAGTAGACAATGTTGTGTTAACTTTGTTGATAAACTATATAAAAAAACCATCAACTTCAGGAAGACGACCGTAGGGGTCATCAGTGTCTACGTAGACGGTGACTTTTATAACTAGTACTGATTGTTGCTTCTTTATCATttcttgtaaaatgtaaaacttaaagttaaaaTTGGAAAACTGTAATTTGATGTTCATGAACATCTTAtcatatgatatgcaaataacattGCTTTTTGTTACTGAAAACCTATTATAATAGATAAAGGTATCAGTTCCAACCGGGAGAGGACTTTAGGAATGATACATGTCCCTCCGTCTGTTCATTAACACCTATATCTCAGACACACACCTTAATTACAAataaacctggcacaaatgtcagacagTAAGTTACATATGACATCATTCAATTTTGCAACCTTGACCTTAATAGAAATGGCGACCACATTTAGATTTAATAGTGCACGTATAACAAGTTTTTATTGAAGACATTGACCAACTGATGTGCTGTATGGCAAAgtttttgtgtaaatttgaatggtgcctctagatacaaaactccATAATTTATTGATCACTTTCCtattgaccttgaatatggaggtcaaagtcaaaggtatAGACATTTAGAAGGCGTCTTTGTGTATCCATCTTCTTGAGTTAATGTAGAAAGGAACATTTCAGTCATTTCATGTTGAAAAAAtctgtcaaggtcaaaagtcagtgtCTTATGAGAAAGCTTACTATTGATAGTatgggtagacacttgaatggtgtccaccCAAATGTATCAAACGTTTGGAAATAACAGGCaaagtttgttgattttttatcacaaatatggccgccattttgctaTACAGGTCAAGGTCGCAAAATTAAATTACTAGCCtatgccacacacacacacacacacacacagtcaaaTCGAAGTCATGATTAAAATACcatcatcacttgaaatgtttgattcaaGAAGATTTGGCTAATCTttttttcaaggtcaaaggtcaatgtcttaaaagaatgctcatattttatgaaatggaTGTCAGCACTTGAAAGGCATCACTACGTACTAtacctccaaagttatgatgcaacAATATGGCTGCTATtgagccatatttgattcagtcacaaaacaaagtgatgtacATATGTCCCACACAGTgcgttacctttgtgccagattTCGTTGAAATCAATCGGAtgatgccagagatatgagaaTGAATGCACACAGGCACGCACTGTATCTAACGTATAAGCCCCTTACAGGCGGTGCCCGTTGGGAGctaaaatgcaaataaatatgtttgttGCCAAAATGCACAAAGTCCACTCCTGAGTGTGTATTTTCTTCAGAAAAAGCCATTAAAGtatgcattgttcatctaataaatattaatgtctGATAAGACCCGTGAGGGCAACAGTTACCACTGAAAGAAGATTAGAGataaaaaagtgtttttttcctTGGCAACCGGGCAAAACGTATGTGATGTGAATTATTAAATTACTCCAGAACCCAAGTGGTGTTCCTCTTTTGCCCTTTAATCGCTTTCATATGGATGCAAATAACGTGGTCTCAAAGACTGAATATGGCAATTCTGTGTTCAATTCCTAAATCATAAGTCCTGATGAATTGGGTTGGgacacaaatatttcaatgttatcCAGGTGCAGTAGGTATACACTCACCTTCAATAAAAGCGCCATTTGtaactttccaaagagtgtaaacACTACAGCCAGTCATAATCCATCCAGCATCACAAGACACTGTAGCCCTGTCTCTAACTCCCCCACCACCTTTTGCACTCCATTTAGCTTTGCATTCCAAATGTCTAGACGCACAGCAAGCAGCATGTGCCCATACACCTGGGTTGGGTAATATAATCAAAAAGTAACGTTTGAAATATaccataaaaaaattgaaagtagCTTACACCATAGGTAAGCCAAGTGGTACACGTTCGAACTGTAAATACAGGATGTATACCCTGGGTCCTTCTAAATAACGACAATAAGTGTCCATGCCATTATTTCTGTCTTACTCGAAATAAGagtaaaaatatcaaacataaacAATTTTCACACATTACGTTTGTATaagtacaaatatattattatcTTTCTTCATTCATGATAGTATTACGAATATATCTATCCCAATACTGACCACCACCTCCAAGTCCATTATAAGCAAAACATTCTCCTTTATTTATAGTTGTTAATTTCCCAGAAGTGGCAGAATTCGGCTTTGCACCATCCAAACACTGCCAAT from Glandiceps talaboti chromosome 18, keGlaTala1.1, whole genome shotgun sequence includes:
- the LOC144449479 gene encoding uncharacterized protein LOC144449479 — protein: MSIITPKNVYYAGLFAISIFIVVKTGTVRIEEETVIAAPLVDVHRVLADPRKLLSFHGVIMELDGEVVKEERDGYTTLKYTVLETVPVFLSYFTFQQHLQVESVITGNSITSNLTIVSPLCGEFPGHGKFTLTDKKQDGKNVTHVHDVLELELLYVFHFIAKRVGDDAHATLLRNLKEYMENKRE